The nucleotide window ATCCGTTCGCACTGAGGCGCATGGCGACTTTCACTGCCAGATTCGCTTCGGCCGCCGGGCGTTGCCGGACGCGCATTCCGAATTGCTGATAATGGAGCGCCACGTACTCGTGGGCGCGCCGCGCCTGCTCGGTCAACCGCTCGACGCGCTGCTCGAACGCATGCCCGCGCTGCATGTGCTGCACAACGACGCTCGGCTCGAACTGTGGCCGAACTGGCTAGCGAAGGCGGGCATGCCCGCGCGTTACGCGGACAACGGCATCGAGTTCTCGACGCTGGAACAGGCGATTCGCGCGGCGAGCAAAGGTGCGGGGCTGGCGATCGTCGATCGGAACATGATTGTCGAGGAACTGGCGGACAGCAGTCTCGCGCAGTTTTCCGATGTCGAAGTGAGCGGGCCGTTCGGATACTGGCTCGATATTCCCCAGCGACATCTGGGGCTCGAACATGTGCAGGCGCTGGCAGGGTGGATGCGGGAAGAGGTGTTAAAGCTGGGGTGAGCGTTGACGATTCTGTCGGCAGCCGTATGGGCGGCAATGCAAAAGGCCCCATCTTTTGACGGGGCCTTCTGATTTGCCTTGCCTTGACTTGACTCGCTTTGCGCTCGATACCGGCGCGGTGGCGTTACATCGCCCTCTTGAACGGCGCGCCCGAGTGCTCGCGCAATTCGTTGAACACGATCTTCGGCCACGCCTTTTGCGCGACTTCGATCTCCGACACGTGCGAGGCTAGATAGGTTGGCGCGTCCGACGCGTCGAGCGCGATCCGTGCCGCGTACGAATCGGTAAAGCGGCGCAATTCGGCCGCATCGTCGCAGGTCACCCAGCGCGACATGCGGTAACGCGCCGGCGCCATGCGCACGTCGACCTTGTATTCCGTCGACAACCGGTGCGACACGACTTCGAACTGCAGTTGTCCGACCGCGCCGAGAATCATCAGGCCGCCCACTTCAGGACGAAACACTTGAATCGCGCCTTCCTCGCCGAGTTGCTTGAGCGCCTCGCCGAGTTGCTTGGCGCGCATCGGATCCACCACTTCCACCGTCTGGAAAATTTCCGGTGCGAAGAACGGCAGGCCGACGAATTGCAACTGTTCGCCCTCAGTCAGCGTATCG belongs to Paraburkholderia sp. FT54 and includes:
- a CDS encoding LysR family transcriptional regulator, whose product is MRRLPSLIALRFFEETARHMSFNRAAVALCVTQGAVSRQIKLLEESLGAKLFERDHKGIRLTQAGLQLLPCLSEAFDTIERGFRQITAAKGRRRLVLALPPTFATQWFSPRLGSLAVELPDVELSVRTEAHGDFHCQIRFGRRALPDAHSELLIMERHVLVGAPRLLGQPLDALLERMPALHVLHNDARLELWPNWLAKAGMPARYADNGIEFSTLEQAIRAASKGAGLAIVDRNMIVEELADSSLAQFSDVEVSGPFGYWLDIPQRHLGLEHVQALAGWMREEVLKLG